One region of Wyeomyia smithii strain HCP4-BCI-WySm-NY-G18 chromosome 3, ASM2978416v1, whole genome shotgun sequence genomic DNA includes:
- the LOC129729474 gene encoding calmodulin-beta-like — translation MSDPSEHGECSKSCKPPDLTEAQIAELRKSSNQPELTAELIVELRDAFALFDTDGDGIITPKELGAVMRSLGRAITDRELAKQLKKMKTDRQGRIHFEHFVAMMGRHNEEASHNEEELREAFQIFDRDGNGLISVDELREALKMFGDELSEEELEQLMREADINCDGQIDYEEFVIMITQI, via the coding sequence ATGTCTGATCCGAGTGAACATGGAGAATGCTCTAAATCTTGCAAACCGCCAGATTTAACGGAGGCACAGATCGCGGAACTGCGGAAAAGCTCTAACCAGCCAGAGTTAACGGCGGAACTGATCGTGGAATTACGTGATGCGTTTGCTCTGTTCGACACAGACGGCGATGGCATTATCACCCCCAAAGAACTCGGAGCGGTGATGCGGTCACTCGGTAGAGCCATCACCGACAGGGAATTGGCAAAACAGTTGAAGAAAATGAAAACCGATCGCCAGGGGAGGATACATTTCGAACACTTTGTGGCGATGATGGGCAGACACAACGAGGAAGCGAGTCACAACGAGGAGGAGCTGCGGGAGGCTTTTCAGATATTCGATCGCGACGGAAACGGACTGATTTCTGTCGACGAACTGCGAGAGGCACTGAAAATGTTCGGTGATGAGCTGTCGGAAGAGGAACTGGAGCAGTTGATGCGGGAGGCCGACATTAATTGCGACGGACAGATCGACTACGAGGAGTTTGTCATAATGATTACACAGATTTAG